Genomic window (Grus americana isolate bGruAme1 chromosome 25, bGruAme1.mat, whole genome shotgun sequence):
ACTTTAAAATCCATCCCCTGCAACTCCCAGACTTGTCCCGACCCACCTTCTTACAGTGCTCTGCtcacctcctctgctgctctttggtgcgcatCTTGTCTGTTTGCATCTGAAAAAACCAAATTACtaaacaagtcacccagatgctGAGTGATAGTCAAACAATTCCAGAGCTTGTATTCCTAAATGGAAACAACATCCAGAGCCCAACTACAGATCACCATTAAAAAATGCCCCCAAACTTTAAGCCCCACACAGACAAGCCTTTGACACCTTTGAGGTTCAGTCTGCTTTCACTACCCCTGAACAGCCCCTCCCAGGTGGCTCCCATCATTTCCATAGAACACTATGGACATGATGCTCCACACAGCCTGCCAACAGCTACTTGATCCAAGGTGACTACACAACCTTTGCCCAAGCACTCAGGCCATATCAACACACTAACCATACACTCTTATTGCTATTCCACCTAACCCTGACTTGACacccctgggcagagcagctccacacccaccacacacacagaccaacactacacagaatgctacaaacaatgcaactcaaagatgagagaaaactctcagcaagaAGAATGACTCCTGGACTGGAGAGGCTGTCAAGCAAGTCAACCTACAGGGCACAACACCCAGGTGAAGAAGCTCTATGGCAAGCCCAGAAAAGAATTGACTGTGATGGCCCATTATAAGATGTTACTGTCAAGACTGAGATGGATGCGCAAGAAGCcagtcttcaagacctaagataaggaagcagggaagaagccccagtccctgaaaaggaatggctggagagcagagctcccaacacagcctagtattgtgcTGCAAAATGAGGACCCACTGGAAGCTTCAGAGACACAAGACCAATCCACACTGTAAGCTTGCTGTGCAAGAAAAGAAGCACCCAACTGACACTATGCCAATGAGTGCAGGCATTCAAGACCCTAGGGATGGCACCCAAGAAGCATGCCCTTTGTGCTCAAGGGGCATGGCAATGACAACATTGAGACCCaaggaagggctaagacacagAAGATACATGACAACATAaacaggctggaactgccctgcccagtcTAGCATCATGCTGACAACCTGCTTCCTTTGCCTGCCCAAAGgggactgctcccagacagccctctgtTCTATGCTAACTTTAAATACCTCCACTACCCGCCCACCCCCCGACCCCTGCAACTTCCCACCTTGTTCCCTCCTCCCTGACTCTCCCCAGCCATGGTacctcaacttagctttcagagggccagGGATCTGAAACCATCCTCAAATACACACCTACCACACATTGGCTAACTGGGACAGTCCTGCAATCACCTGGTTCTGCTTCATCATCTGCATAAAATAACCCCATaatgagcagtgccagcagtaaGCCATCACACCAGTCAGCACCAACCTCTCCCAAAATACCACCCCTCCTTAGAAGGGCCATGGTGTTCTGCTCACCTGTGCCTTCTGGAGACAGACACTGTAGCTGTCATTGCTTGTGGTACCTAAGATGCTAAGAGAGCCAAAATTACTTTTACTCTTGGAGAAGTCAGTCTCATTCTCCTCCTTGCTACCACTGCAGCTCACCTCAAATCCTCATCCAATTCTAAAAATGGCTGGTGTGGCACCTgtaaaaccaaagagaaatgTTTAACCAAGCCACCATGTTTTCCTGCTCTGGGATACCAGCCCAGCTGATGACCAGCTCACCTTCTCAGACTACTTACTGGGATACAGCATTGGCCCTCCAAGGCTGCTTACAGCACCTGAAATCCACATGCCGAGGTGCTGCCCAAAACCGCAGCCTGCCTGCACCAAGTCACATCTTCCATTGCTTTACATCCGCTGCTCCTCCTCACTGCCTCTGCCATGTTCAGGCTCAGGTGACACAAACTACCTCCTTACCTACAAAGCCCTTTAGCAAATTACAGAGGTGGTTGGCCAATGGAAAAAACATGATGATTGCAACACAGTATCTCAAAGATCCAAAATTGACACCTTACAACTACAGAAACTGGTGCTAAAAACACAATAGATAAATATGAACAAAAGGACATAACTGCTGTGACCAATACTAGAGCAAACATCATCACATGcttaaggaaaaagacaaaactagaaaatagaaaaagcttgcatgtcaggaccacaataaGAGAAAGACCCCTGGTTGGAGATTTTTTTATGAGCACAGATAATGCACATCCTCCTCTCCAAGAAGTTCCAGCAAATATAGTCACTTGAGCCTGTGCTGGAGACAATTGCCTAGTCCACATCTCTAAGTAACTGTGAAATCCAGATGGATGGTGAAGGGATggatgcaaaaattaagtcatggaatgaagaaagtaaaaggCACAGAGAAGCAGGGAGTTCAGGAGGGTATATTTTGATATACTCCTCGCTTTACAAGATGAGACTCTTCTGACATTCAGCCCTGTGTATTCTGATGCAGAGGAACAGATGGTTTACCATACATCTCAGGACTGTTGTACCTCCTGTCATCTGTAGGGAGACTAAAATAGAACAGACCTCATTGACATCCAAATCCAACTGCAAAGCTGACCTGAGAAAGGCTGATGaaccctcctccctttcctaatcatcccccagccccaaaactCTGGAAACCCCTTCTCTCCTGAACTCTCAGGGAAGCAACCCCactccttcctgacagctccTTCCCTGTATTTGCACCCCTCAGCACCCTGTGTCAGCTGCTCAAGAGTTGCTCTTCTGAGTTGTGCTCTGCattctgcaggcagctcctctcttttgttttcctgcaaagtCTGGACTCTGCTATAGGCCCACAAAATAACTGAAGTCCTGATGCTTATAATCTATGAGTGGCCTGCTGCAAGTTGCAAAGGTTTTAAGAACAACACAATAGTCTGTGGGCAACCAGGAAAGGCAATGAGCTGTCTTGTACCCTGAAAGATGCTACCTTATGTCCTTGCTGCTTTCCTAAGAAATACTAGAACTCCATGAACAGATGCATACAAGATACTCACCCTAAACCCTGCTAGAGGATCTCACCATCAGTCCTATTAAAAGAGATAACATCAGCAAACTACACAATAAACAGCAAAACTGGTGAAAAAACAAGGTTCCATCTCCTATGAAGTTGGGAATTCCAGTAAAATACAATgaacctaaaataaaaaaattgcatgctATTCAATCATCTTGCAAACTGCTGAACActcaatacaaaattattaactttgaaaaaacccctagaccTACATACaagtatattttcttctgctataTCCTGCTTAACCTCAGCTATTCCTGAAACTCTATACCTCAGATACCTCTGCTTCCCTAAACATCAAAACAAACAGCTGAGCCAGCTCAAAAGCTGCCACTGACTGAAGGCACAGCAGAGTACCAGCACTAGCAAAGCCCAGGAGCAGAATGAGGTCCCTGGCACAGACCTGTGGCTGATATACCCCGGGCCCCACCCACTGCCCTTCCCACCATCCCCTGGGCAAGGGGCGGGGCCAACCACCACGAGCTTAAAGGtggcaggaggggacacagtgGGTTTGCTGAGCTGCCTGGAGTTTGTGCTGTGCAAAGTACTGAATGGAGGAAGTGATCCTTACTGGAAATGATGATACCTGCTCTTCTACCTCAGCTACATTTATTGCATCAGTAACAGGTGGGtaattaaacttaatttttctggggtgtagagagaaaaagataaaatgttatACTAAGCTATGTAGGAAAGCAGCTTGTTAAATGCAATACAATGTTAAAAGTTATGTGCTTTAGTTTCctgtaaaaaacccaagatgCTATGGGATTACACATCATTTCTAGCAAGATGATATGTGCAATATGACTTCTACTGGATCTATGTTCTAGATAAGACTGaatgacaaagcagaaatagaTCCTGTAAGAAtcccttctcaaaaatatttctggttgtaaattatttattataaatcATTAATGACTCAAGTAACCTTGATGGTCTCTCCAGCTGACTCCCTTAACAGAACTACATGAGtcccaaaagacagaaaacaccaaaaaaccatgGTAATACAAGAAATGTATCAGAAACTCTATGAAGAAACCTGATGAACACCTAACTAgctagaacaaaaataaattgtaaaatacataaaaaaccACTGTGGTAGATGTGTTGATAAAAATGGATGAAGGCTGTTGGTTTCTCAGAAAAACTCAAGAGGCAATGTGAACCAAAGATAATATCTTTGTGGTATCAGGAAACAAGTAGAAACAtacttttaagacaaaaaacaaaaagactgcTATGGAGCACAAAGATGGCTTTGGAAAAGGTTCTGATGGAACAAGAAGCATCGTCACAGGGATTAGAGACATCCTGAAGAAGCCAGAGAGACTGAAGAGGTCTTGGGGCCATGATGAGCTCAAAAGGGAATTGAACAAAGCACAGATGTCCTCGGAGGACCAAATGGAAATGCATGGAAGGGATGAGAGAAATGGGATAACAGGTGCAGACTCAAGAAAagctctgaggagaaaagaGGGGTGCAAATTGCCCTCCCAAGCTAAAACAGGGATCCAGGGTGTAGGGGATGTCTCACAAGAGCTCAGCAAAGGGAGTGGAAGAGTCCTGAAGGGGCCTGAAAGATCAAAAAAGCCTCAGAGATAATGATGCAGAACTCTGAAGGGAACTTGAACAAAGTACAGATGTTGTCGGGGGGGGCAGGAGCTGAATGAAGGCATCCTAAACTGCAAAGAGTAAGGCAAGAGCGCTCTGAAGGggacaaaaaaaacaaaaggtgaCCGTCCTTCTTGCTGTTGGGcagcatccagcccctgctcccaggcaaaaggtgcCATCCCCGAAAGGGGTGCCTGGCCTGAACCCTCCCTCTGCCAGCCTTTAACAGCTCTGCTACTGTTTGGGCTGGGGACACAGCATGGGACACTGCTAGGTCCCTTCTCATCCTTCCTGCTTCCTGTCAGCACAGAAGGGGGCACAGCCATGAGTTCTCAGGGGTTGCACACCCTCTGTCTATCCATGGCTGTCACCTGTGGGGATAGTCACCCCCCAGTGCTCCTCCCCTCTGTGAGCTCAGGGCTGGTTGTGGTGGGCGGGTGcgagggaaggaaaggagaatggATATTTTCCCATTAACTTTGGAACCTAAGGACGGCGAGGGGAATGCTAGGGGTGGCATGGGGACAGCCAGACATTTGGCTCTGGGGCACCAATGTGGTACCTCAGGACAGGTCTTGAGGTTGCCCCTGTtgttccctcccacccccagcacagGAGATGGGGTCCCAGCCCATGGCATGGTGGTGTCCCTGTGCCCTGGACATCCCAGCCAGCTGCCACCACTCACCATCTTGGTCTGCAACAGCCCTATGTCCCCAGTGCTAGCAGTCCTTGTCCTCATGCCCTGGGGGACCAGGGATGCAGGAACATGGGCCAGGTGCTGTTTCCACTGAACCCAGTTGATCATGTGGTCTGCTGGTGATGGTGGCCCTGCTCCTGTCAGCCAAAGCCATTAAGCCCCAGGTTTAGCCCTGATGTGGCCAAAGGGACTGTGACATGTGTCCTGTGTAGGGTAGTGGTGCCTGGCCCACTGGTGCTGCTGGAAGCACTGGGTCTGCTGGAGGCACTGGTCCCATTGGAGACACTGAGTCTGCTGGGAGTACTGGTGCCATGGGATTATGGGAGTTGTTGAGTTACTGGGGAAACTGTTTTGGGGACTGGGGGTGCTGGGAGTTACTGGGTACACTAGGGGTCATTTGGGAGACGGGGCTTATGGGGGGGACTGAGGATTACTGGAGGTACTGGGGTCACTGGAAGCTGTTGGGGGGACTGGTGGTTACTGGGAGAGCTGGGATAGGGACTGGATGTTCTGGGGAAATGGGGGGGTAAGGGGGAGACTGGAAGTTACTGAGGAACCTGAGGGTTATGGGAGGTCTGGGATGGGGACTGGGTGCGCTGGGGAGTTACTGGGAggactgggggttactgggggaCTGGGATGGGGACTGGGTGCTCCTGGGTGgacaggggctgctggggcgAGTACTGGGAGATACTGGTGTTACCCCTCCCATAGGCGCTCGATTGAGGCTGCCTGCTCCCGCAGGCCGGCTCGATTTCCGCGCCTGGCGGCTCGGTAGTCGTCTGGCCGTGCCTGTCACTATCGGCACGCAACTGGCCGCGCCTGTGGGCTCCGGTGTTGAGttggctgggggggaggggccgCGCGCATGCGCAGCGCCGCCGGaccggggggcgcggggggagcCCGCCGCCGCCATGACCAACGGTGAGAGGCGGCACGGCCTGTTCCGGGGGGGGCACGGCTGCTCGGGCACCGCAGGGTCCCCCGGGGATGGGAGGGGGGAGACCGGTCCCTCGGACGCCGGGTCGCTggaggaggggagctgggaggcctgaggggcggcggggggagcggggaggccAGGGtccctttgggggggggctgggaggtcTGGGTTCCTCTCAGGGGGAACTGGGAGGCCGGTGTCccctcccgggggggggggggtgcggagCTGGGAGGCTGGGATTCCCTTTAGGGGAGAGGGTGCTCAGAGGCTGGGGTCCCTCGTGGAAGAGGGGAGGAGCTGGGAGGTCTGAGTTCCCCTTGAGGCGGGGGAGGGGCTCGGAGGCCGGGGTCCCTTTGGAGGGGGGAGCTGAGAAGTCTGAGTGCcctgggggtgagggggagctgGGAGGTCTGGGTCCCCTTTCGGGGGGATCTCAAAGGCCAGGGTCCCgctgaggggggtgggggggaaattCAGAAGCTGGGGTCCTTTGCGGGGGCTGAAGCTGGGAGGCTGGGGTCCTTTTGGGAGGGAGATGCTGAGAAGTCTGGGGCCCcctgaggggtgggggggagctgggAAGTCTGGTTCCCCTTTGGACAGGGGGAGCTTGGAGGCCGGGGTCCTTTGGGGGGCTGAAGCTGGGAGGCCGGGGTGCCCCCGGCTGCCCGTGCCCCCTCCATGCAGTGTACTCGCTGGATGGGCTGCTGGTGTTTGGGCTGCTCCTAGTCTGCACTTGCGCCTACCTGCGGAAGGTGCCGCGCCTCAAGGCCTGGCTGCTCTCTGAGAAACGCGGCGTCTGGGGCGTCTTCTACAAGGGTGAGATGGGGCCGTTGGGATCCAGGATGGGGACATGAGCGTCCCCAACTCCCTCCACTGCCCAGCCCGGCTCACCCTGCTCTTCTCCAACCCCACAGCTGCTGTCATCGGCACCCGCCTGCACGTGGCCGTGGCTGTCTCCTGTGTCCTCATGGCTTTTTACGTCCTGGTGGTGAAGTGACCCCACGGGCACATGCTGGGAGTGGCGACGATGACGACAACCAGAGACTCTGGTACTGATCCCAACTGCTCCGGCACCAGCCTGGACCCTGCCAGTGGTGGCCCTGGGGAGCCGccatggcccagcaccctgcttaAACCCACCTCATTCCCCTCAGTGGGGCCAAGCAGCGATGGGTGCCACCTGGCCACCTTTAAGCTGCTGGAAAGAgagcctgggggcagcagggagggggctcGGCAGGCCCCTCAGCAAGAGGGAAGATGCGGCTGTGCCCGATGAGCGCCTTCTCCTGACACCGAACACTATGTCCTGGTGGGACCGTGGCCCCCTCCCACTGCAGGAACTAGGTGGAccgggggcaggcagggccccctcctcactggtgggatTTCCCTGCTCCCCTGGAAGCATGTGGGGTCCCTCGGTGGGGGTCTCCCCCCTGTAGCTGTGGGGTTTGTCAACCCCCCTGGTTTGTGAACACTGGACCACAATGTGCAAATAAAGTGGGGGTTCCCCTGGGGGCAGCGATGGCTTCTTTCTGGGGCGGTGTGGGGCAAGGgactgctgtggggcaggggatcCCGTGAGTgaggggctgctgtggggtgaggggctcctcctgccccatggGGCATAGGGGGTGAGTGTGCAAGGTGCACATGCCATGTGTGTCTGCAGGGGAGGGGTGTGCAAGGCCACACACGTGTGTGGGTGATAGGGTAAGGCTGAGATGCACATACATGCTCACCTGTGTGCATGCCCGTGGGGGTGAGCATGCAAAGCGAGGCTGTGTGCATGCATATGCACAgcacgggcaggcagggccgCAGTGCACgtgtgtgcacgcacacacgtGTGCGGGGGAGGTGCGTGCCCCTGCGTCTGTCCGTCCGTGTGTGCCCCTGCGGGGCGGGTCCTcccgccgccagggggcgcgCTGGAGCGGGGCGTGGCCCGCACCACCTCTTCCCGTCGTGCCTCGCGCGGCTCCCTATAAAATGGCGGCGCGGGGCGCGGGCGGGTGGGGTGTGGCGACGTGTGGTTcgggtgggtgggtgtgcaaggcgtctgtctgtctgtctgtctgtctgtctgtctgtctgtctgtctgtctgtctgtcagaGTGGGTGTGGGTGGGTGTGCGTGTGCAAGGCGGGTGTGCGAGGCGCGCGCCAGTCCCAACCCCCTACACGTTGATCTTATTCGATCGGCCGGGCCTGGCCGGGCCGAGGTGAGAAGAGCAGCGGCGCCGCGAAGCCCACGGGCGCTGTGCGgtggccggcggcgggcgggatGAGTCGATCAGATAGGCGAGGCCGCGGCCGCTGAGCGCCCTGCGATTCTGACCCGCCGCCGGGACCAGCCTGCTGCCTCATGCGTGGGAACGGGACACGGGGCCTCCTTcccgcctccccccccaccctttTTACAAGCGCTATGCAACGCGTGGGAGCTGTGCacaggcgccccccccccccgccagctctgcagcctgtggaggtgTGCAGAAGGTCCTGCAAGCTGCGTGCAATGTGCGTGGAGCTTTGCAGGGGGCTGTGTGAGCCGTCCGGTCTGCAGGGCCTGTGCACTGGGCTCCAAGCTCCGTGCAACACGTGGGAGCTGTGTGCGATGCCTTGCCAGCTCTGTGCAACATGTGTCAACTCTGCACCAGGCCTCGCCAGACTTGGCAGCGTGCAAGGGCTTTCTGTAAGGCCCTGCACGCTTCGTGCGATGCGCGTGAGCTTCGTGTGGAGCTGTGCGAGCCCTGTTGCATGCAGCAGCTGTGTGCGAAGTCCCACAAGCTCTCTGTGACACGTGTGAGCTCTGCATGGGGTCCTGCCAGCACTGCAGCGTGCAAGGGCTTTGCACAAGACGCTGCAAGCTCCATGCAATGACGTGAGCTTCGCGTGGGGCCGTGCGAGCCCTTGCATGCGCGGCAGCTGTGTGCAAGGCCGTGCCGGCTCTGTGTAGCACGTGTGAGCTTTGCAtggggctgtgccagccctgcacaGGGCCGCGCAAGCCCCATGCAAGGTGTGCAAGCACCATATGGGGTGTCTAGGCCTGGCAGGAGACTGCACCATGCATCCCTCGGGACACCCGTGGGTGACACCCCAGCTGTGCCCCTTGGTGCTTTATCGGCAGGTGGTGACCGGGGACGGCCGTGGCACCGGTGCTACTGGGAGAAGCTGCCGTGGTTCTCTGGGCAGGAATGGTGGCTGTTGGTGGCAGCATTGTGGGGACACTCCAGGAGGGGGGACGCTGGCTCAGCAGGGTCCTGCGGGGCCTCCGTCTGCTGAGGTGATACCGTGGGGCATGGGCCCCTCCCTGCGCCGCCATGTCCACCAGCCATGTCCTCGTGCTGCCATGGGGACAGGCATGTCCCCACCCCATGGCCACGTCCCCCGGCCCCACGGGATTTGCTGGCATCCCTGTGCCACCACAGATGGAGCCATGTCTTCCGTGTCCCCAcgtgccctcccccccccccccgctcgcctgtgcccccctgccccgctgcaTCCCGTCCCGGTACACCGACTCCTTCCCGGGCTGACCCACCCCAGGGCTGGCACcgcgccgggcgggggggggcacggagGACACACCCGTGGGCGCGGGTAGGGGGCTGTGAGGAGGGGCCGTTACCGGGGAGGGGGTGCAGTGCCTTTGCACAGGGACATGCGCCCGGTGCTGTTGCCCAGGGCTGATGCCGGTGTTGTTCCCGGGATTACATCCCCGGTGCCGGTGCCATTCCCGGGAGGCGATGCCCGGTGTTGTTCCGGTGTGTAACTCCCGGAACCGTCCCCGGGGTTTCGTTCCCGGTGCTGTTCCCTTTCCTATGGGTGATGCTCGGTACCGGGGGCGGGGGCAGGTGGCGGCAGGTGCgcgcgcggggccgggccgttggcggggggcggggcctcggGGCCGGTGCCCGCGCGGGGCCgagcgctgccgccgccgccgccgctgcgccATGGCCGGTACCGGGGCCCGGTGGATGCTGTTGACGCTGTGTCTGGCGACCACCGTGCAACCGGGCCGCACCGGGGAACGGCTGCACGTCTGCAAGGAGGTACCGGAACTGGgagacggggcggggggggtacGGACACGACACCGGTGACATTCCCCCCCTTAGCACGGGGGATGCGGAGACGGGGCTGGTCCCTATGAGATGGGGAGGaccgggacggggcggggggtcGGGTGGcaccggggatgggggggtcccTACAGCGTGGGGGGACTGGCCAGTCCCCGGGGTCTTCCAGTCTTAGAAGGGGACCCATGGGGTCTGTCGTCTATAGGGAACGTAGAGACGGCTGTGCTGCCTGTAAAGGGAAGAGGCGGGGGGGCTACGCGGGGTCCCCTATAGGGATGGGGACAATCGAGGTGGCTTTGCTGCTGAGGGATCTCCTTGGGGACACCCTTTTCCTCGATCGGGGTCACCCTGGGgccacctccagcccccccccccccatctggGTCCCCAGGCTGGTCCCCATCTGGGGGACATCACAATGTCCGCAAACCATCTCTGGGCACAAAGCGCTGCTGGGGGTGGTGACAACATGAAGgggtcacacacacacacacacacacacacacgtccCTGTCAGCCACGTGCCATTCCCAGCCTGGCACGAGGTGGCCAAGTGGGGACAAAGTGTCCTGCGAGGAAAAGCTGGGAGGCTCTGCCACTCGCCAGGTCCCAGCCACCTTGGGGACAGTGGTGCCGGggcacccccccccgccagcttCCAAATTTCCCTCCATGGGGTCCTTGCTGCCCACAACCACCACTTCACTCCCTGCCAGGTCTCCCCACCCTGCGGCTGCTTTTCATCTGGgccagtaatttttttgtgcCATGATccagtttgtgtgtgtgtgtgtgtgtgtgtctgttccacggCCTGGAGCTGGAAACAATAGACTGTGGCTGGCACCTGTCCCTGTAAAGGATCAGTCCCATGGAGGttatgtcccctgtccccccactGGGGACAgaccctctccctcccctggcCGGAGCAGCCTGGGGTCctccctctgctgcagagctgccctgggaCTGAATTAGGTCaatttctttagatttttttaaaatttgcag
Coding sequences:
- the TMEM167B gene encoding protein kish-B: MTNVYSLDGLLVFGLLLVCTCAYLRKVPRLKAWLLSEKRGVWGVFYKAAVIGTRLHVAVAVSCVLMAFYVLVVK